A window of Chloroflexota bacterium contains these coding sequences:
- a CDS encoding C-terminal binding protein encodes MSDETAGHKILITDIAWPSTAPEREVLAALDAEVIESDSPDEDRLVELAQDVTGIITCFAKVTERVIAASPRLGVVGRTGVGTDNIDVDACTRRGIPVTYVPDYAIEEVADHAMALLMALSRKIVALDRLTKADRWETKPARPIHRMRGRTLGILGYGRIGHALALRAIPHGLKILVFDPYITADRVADIGAELVSKERLLAESDAISVHAPLTPETHHVIGEAELQAMKPEAFLINTARGPLIDEYALARALSEGWIAGAGIDVLEAEPPPDGHPLLAEPNAIVTPHAAYMSEESVLELERRAALAVVRVLQGRMPEFIWNRKVLEQVSLADG; translated from the coding sequence ATGTCTGACGAGACCGCCGGCCACAAGATTCTGATCACGGACATCGCCTGGCCCAGCACGGCGCCGGAGCGCGAGGTGCTGGCCGCGCTTGACGCCGAGGTAATCGAGTCGGACAGCCCCGACGAGGACCGCCTGGTGGAGCTGGCGCAGGACGTGACCGGCATCATCACCTGCTTCGCCAAGGTCACCGAGCGCGTGATCGCGGCCTCGCCTCGCCTGGGGGTGGTCGGACGCACCGGCGTGGGCACGGACAACATCGACGTGGACGCCTGCACCCGGCGCGGCATCCCGGTGACCTACGTGCCCGACTACGCCATCGAGGAGGTGGCCGACCACGCCATGGCGCTGCTGATGGCGCTTTCCCGCAAGATCGTGGCGCTGGACCGGCTCACCAAGGCGGATCGCTGGGAGACCAAGCCGGCGCGCCCCATCCACCGCATGCGCGGGCGCACGCTCGGCATCCTGGGCTACGGCCGCATCGGCCACGCGCTGGCGCTGCGCGCGATCCCGCACGGGCTCAAGATCCTGGTGTTCGATCCCTACATCACCGCCGACCGCGTGGCGGACATCGGGGCCGAGCTGGTGAGCAAGGAGCGGCTGCTGGCCGAGTCGGACGCGATCTCGGTGCACGCCCCCCTCACGCCCGAAACCCACCACGTGATCGGCGAGGCCGAGCTGCAGGCCATGAAGCCGGAGGCCTTTCTGATCAACACGGCGCGGGGGCCGCTCATCGACGAATACGCGCTGGCCCGGGCGCTGTCCGAAGGCTGGATCGCCGGCGCGGGCATCGACGTCCTGGAGGCCGAGCCGCCACCAGACGGCCACCCGCTGCTCGCAGAGCCCAACGCCATCGTCACGCCGCACGCGGCGTACATGTCCGAGGAATCGGTGCTGGAGCTCGAGCGCCGCGCGGCCCTGGCCGTCGTGCGTGTCCTCCAAGGCCGCATGCCGGAGTTCATCTGGAACCGCAAGGTGTTGGAGCAGGTGAGCCTGGCAGATGGGTAG
- a CDS encoding GNAT family N-acetyltransferase: MPDVPTDHEWTLETERLLLAPMTVAHAAQLHALLWTLDSDAPVEDGSPPSLEDLQARIRRWERRRSPDGAEIWLNWTLRLKHDQTAVGRMQATVTDQWADMAWVIGRRFRTQGYATEAARCIAAWLLGFFSLDEIRAEIHPDNTASQRVATKLGMRSTGKRTSDGEEVWALRLCPSPDDGSN, from the coding sequence GTGCCAGACGTCCCTACCGACCACGAATGGACCCTGGAGACCGAGCGTCTGCTGCTTGCGCCAATGACGGTAGCCCACGCCGCGCAGCTGCATGCGTTGCTTTGGACTCTCGATTCGGACGCACCTGTCGAGGACGGCTCTCCGCCGAGCCTGGAGGATCTCCAAGCGCGGATTCGCCGATGGGAGCGCCGCCGATCACCGGACGGCGCCGAAATCTGGCTCAACTGGACGCTCCGGCTGAAGCACGACCAAACCGCGGTGGGGCGCATGCAAGCGACCGTGACCGATCAGTGGGCCGACATGGCCTGGGTCATCGGACGACGCTTTCGAACACAGGGCTATGCGACCGAGGCGGCGCGGTGCATTGCGGCCTGGCTGCTGGGATTCTTCAGCCTGGACGAGATCCGGGCGGAGATCCACCCCGACAACACCGCATCCCAGCGAGTCGCTACCAAGCTAGGCATGCGCAGCACCGGCAAACGGACCAGCGACGGCGAGGAGGTCTGGGCCCTCCGGCTCTGCCCATCACCCGACGACGGCTCAAACTGA
- a CDS encoding MOSC domain-containing protein, which translates to MGDSVGAALFRTGEELEAGLDHLRGSPADGGPVCMIVRRPEVDAREVIAEGTLDVATGLVGDSWKDRGSTVTPTGGPNPAAQITIINSRLLDLLAQSEERWPLAGDQLVIDIDMSEDNLPPGARLAIGSAVIEISKEPHTGCRKFAARFGQDALRFISTPLGRQMRMRGINTRVVQSGTVRVGDVATKVGA; encoded by the coding sequence GTGGGAGATTCAGTCGGCGCTGCGCTTTTCCGGACCGGCGAAGAGCTGGAAGCCGGCCTCGACCACTTGCGGGGGTCGCCGGCGGACGGCGGTCCCGTGTGCATGATCGTGCGGCGACCTGAGGTCGATGCGCGCGAGGTGATTGCGGAGGGCACGCTCGATGTGGCCACCGGCCTGGTCGGAGACAGCTGGAAGGATCGCGGCAGCACGGTTACGCCCACCGGGGGTCCGAACCCGGCGGCGCAGATCACGATCATCAACTCCCGTCTACTTGACCTTCTCGCCCAGTCCGAGGAGCGCTGGCCGCTGGCAGGCGATCAGCTGGTGATCGATATCGACATGAGCGAAGACAACCTACCGCCGGGGGCGCGGCTCGCCATCGGGTCGGCGGTGATCGAAATTTCCAAGGAACCGCACACGGGCTGCCGGAAGTTCGCCGCACGGTTCGGGCAAGACGCGCTGCGATTCATCAGCACGCCGTTGGGACGGCAGATGCGGATGCGCGGCATCAACACGCGCGTGGTCCAGTCGGGGACGGTGCGCGTGGGGGACGTGGCGACGAAGGTCGGGGCCTAG
- a CDS encoding peptidylprolyl isomerase, which translates to MVVVALALAMAMVVVACGESEPEGPPTFAAYPDMGIDPNRPYSVIVTTDVGRMTFILLPAEAPLAVNSFTFLLNEGFYTGMVFYRVLPGVLAETGDPTGTGTGGPGYTYELEPPQRPYARGHLAMAPNGADNSNGSRFYILLGDLAASDAVSGDHTIFGHLKEDHAPSATTLTKIENAQEPVAIREVKAIEGCLPNVSMWTRGC; encoded by the coding sequence ATGGTCGTCGTTGCACTGGCGCTGGCAATGGCGATGGTCGTGGTCGCCTGCGGCGAATCCGAGCCCGAAGGGCCGCCGACGTTCGCGGCCTACCCGGATATGGGAATCGACCCCAATCGGCCCTATAGCGTCATCGTCACCACCGACGTCGGGCGCATGACGTTCATCCTGCTGCCGGCGGAAGCGCCGCTGGCGGTCAACAGCTTCACGTTCCTCCTCAACGAGGGGTTCTACACCGGCATGGTGTTCTATCGCGTGCTTCCGGGCGTGCTGGCCGAAACCGGCGATCCGACCGGCACCGGCACCGGCGGGCCGGGCTACACCTATGAGCTCGAGCCGCCCCAGCGGCCCTACGCGCGCGGTCACCTGGCGATGGCGCCCAACGGGGCCGACAACTCCAACGGATCGCGGTTCTACATCCTCCTGGGCGACCTGGCCGCGAGCGACGCGGTCTCCGGGGATCACACGATCTTCGGTCACCTCAAGGAGGACCACGCGCCCTCGGCGACCACGCTGACGAAGATCGAGAATGCGCAGGAGCCTGTGGCGATCAGGGAAGTGAAGGCCATCGAGGGCTGTCTGCCGAACGTGAGCATGTGGACGCGGGGCTGCTAA
- a CDS encoding nucleoside hydrolase, with the protein MPTSVPVVIDSDPGVDDALALALALASPDLSVRAVTTVAGNVDLATGTANADYLLRILAPGRGIRLAQGCAKPLARDLVTAEEVHGSDGLAGITGHERWRRPATEPTDIPVDAVGVIIEEVGASPEPVTVIALGPLTNVAAALQRDPAAMQRAAAIVVMGGSLHAGGNVTPHAEFNFYVDPEAADVVLASGLPVIVTPLDVTHQLAVSDETVESRLLSDSEPRSAFLGELIRRARAEQFTGRGGKLLLHDPAAVGTLLWPELFTIEAHPLTVDCRDGDLRGAMRSAADDAGVGRTAAQVAVDVAADSVVGRIVERLVLSPLL; encoded by the coding sequence ATGCCAACCAGCGTTCCCGTCGTCATCGATTCGGATCCGGGCGTCGATGACGCGTTGGCCCTGGCGTTGGCGCTGGCCTCGCCCGATCTTTCCGTGCGCGCGGTGACGACGGTGGCGGGGAACGTGGACCTGGCGACGGGCACGGCGAACGCCGACTACCTGCTGCGCATCCTGGCACCCGGTCGCGGGATCCGACTGGCCCAGGGCTGCGCCAAGCCCTTGGCGCGCGACCTGGTGACGGCGGAGGAGGTCCACGGCTCGGACGGCCTGGCCGGGATCACCGGTCACGAACGCTGGCGCCGGCCTGCCACTGAACCCACGGACATCCCGGTTGACGCCGTGGGCGTGATCATTGAGGAAGTCGGGGCGTCACCCGAACCGGTGACGGTGATCGCCCTGGGTCCGCTGACGAACGTGGCGGCGGCGCTCCAGCGCGACCCCGCGGCGATGCAACGAGCGGCGGCCATCGTGGTCATGGGCGGATCGCTGCATGCCGGCGGAAACGTGACGCCGCACGCGGAGTTCAACTTCTACGTGGACCCCGAAGCGGCGGATGTGGTCCTGGCCTCCGGCCTGCCGGTGATCGTGACGCCGCTGGACGTGACGCACCAGCTGGCGGTGAGCGACGAGACGGTCGAGTCGCGCCTGCTGTCAGACTCCGAGCCCCGGAGCGCCTTCCTGGGCGAGCTGATCCGGCGCGCCCGCGCCGAGCAGTTCACCGGACGCGGCGGCAAGCTGCTGCTGCACGACCCGGCGGCGGTGGGCACCCTGCTGTGGCCGGAGCTCTTCACCATAGAGGCGCACCCGCTCACGGTCGACTGCCGCGACGGCGACCTACGCGGCGCCATGCGGTCCGCCGCGGACGACGCCGGAGTGGGTCGGACGGCGGCCCAAGTGGCCGTCGACGTTGCGGCGGACTCGGTTGTGGGCCGGATCGTCGAGCGGCTGGTCTTGTCGCCGCTCCTTTGA